One Halocalculus aciditolerans DNA segment encodes these proteins:
- a CDS encoding cation:proton antiporter regulatory subunit, translating to MVIYEADVPGVGKRYEVEADDGSRLVVIVHHDGKREIFRRPNADADAEKLFDLSSTQAKDAANVLQGADFQPLDLDNADVPLGGAVIEWVTVPETSPLVGETFADAGIREHTGVTVAAVQRGDDTLASPGARTTLEAGDVLVVVGTREDQQALETLLRTGSLD from the coding sequence ATGGTCATCTACGAGGCGGACGTCCCCGGCGTGGGGAAGCGCTACGAGGTCGAGGCGGACGACGGCTCGCGGCTCGTCGTCATCGTCCACCACGACGGGAAGCGCGAGATATTCCGCCGGCCGAACGCGGACGCGGACGCGGAGAAGCTCTTCGACCTGTCGTCGACGCAGGCGAAGGACGCGGCGAACGTCCTCCAGGGGGCGGACTTCCAGCCGCTCGACCTCGACAACGCGGACGTCCCGCTCGGCGGCGCGGTCATCGAGTGGGTGACGGTCCCTGAGACGTCGCCGCTCGTCGGGGAGACGTTCGCGGACGCCGGTATCCGCGAGCACACGGGCGTGACGGTCGCGGCCGTGCAGCGCGGCGACGACACGCTCGCCAGTCCCGGCGCGCGCACGACGCTCGAAGCCGGCGACGTCCTCGTCGTCGTCGGCACGCGCGAGGATCAGCAGGCGCTGGAGACGCTCCTCCGGACCGGCTCGCTCGACTAG
- a CDS encoding cation:proton antiporter: MAAFSLLEVGIALLAIALAGALARRFGQSVIPAYIAAGIIVGPHVPTNLFGVSLRLVEHTAFIDTIAELGVVLLLFFLGLEFHVETLFSNTRRVLGIGALDFAVNAAVGVAIGLLFGFGVTGTVLLVGIVYISSSAIITKSLTEAGWLANPDAEVILSTLVVEDLLIAVYLAVVSAVVIGGGTLSEAAVTVGQSFVFLAVLAAAASLGTKQVERVFDINSDELFVLHVFGVLVVVAALALSLGVSEAVAAFFVGTAFTGTSLVERIETALTPLRDVFAAVFFFSIGLVTDLLVVADVAVLLAVAVLLTTASKLVSGVASGRLYGLSDRRSVRVGLGLVARGEFSLIIATLAATSAVPEVRDLVPAFAAGYVLAMSLLGTLCIQYEPRIARAVGLADT; this comes from the coding sequence ATGGCGGCGTTCTCTCTCCTCGAAGTCGGGATCGCGCTCCTCGCTATCGCGCTCGCCGGCGCGCTCGCCCGGCGGTTCGGCCAGTCCGTCATCCCGGCGTACATCGCGGCCGGCATCATCGTCGGCCCGCACGTCCCGACGAACCTCTTCGGCGTCTCCCTCCGGCTCGTCGAGCACACGGCCTTCATCGACACCATCGCGGAGCTCGGCGTCGTCCTCCTCCTGTTCTTCCTCGGGCTGGAGTTCCACGTCGAGACGCTCTTCTCGAACACCCGGCGCGTCCTCGGTATCGGCGCGCTCGACTTCGCGGTGAACGCCGCGGTCGGCGTCGCCATCGGACTGCTCTTCGGGTTCGGCGTGACCGGAACCGTCCTCCTCGTCGGCATCGTCTACATCTCCTCCAGCGCCATCATCACGAAGTCGCTCACGGAGGCGGGGTGGCTCGCGAACCCGGACGCGGAGGTCATCCTCAGCACGCTCGTCGTCGAGGACCTCCTCATCGCCGTCTACCTCGCCGTCGTCTCCGCCGTCGTCATCGGCGGCGGCACGCTCTCCGAGGCCGCGGTCACGGTCGGACAGTCCTTCGTCTTCCTCGCGGTGCTCGCCGCCGCGGCGTCCCTCGGCACGAAGCAGGTCGAGCGCGTCTTCGACATCAACTCGGACGAACTCTTCGTCCTCCACGTCTTCGGCGTGCTCGTCGTCGTCGCCGCCCTCGCGCTCTCGCTCGGCGTGAGCGAAGCGGTCGCGGCGTTCTTCGTCGGCACCGCGTTCACCGGCACGTCGCTCGTCGAGCGCATCGAGACCGCGCTCACCCCCCTCCGCGACGTCTTCGCCGCCGTCTTCTTCTTCTCCATCGGCCTCGTCACCGACCTGCTCGTCGTCGCCGACGTCGCCGTCCTCCTCGCCGTCGCCGTCCTCCTCACGACCGCGAGCAAACTCGTCTCCGGCGTCGCCAGCGGCCGCCTCTACGGCCTCTCCGACCGCCGCTCCGTCCGCGTCGGCCTCGGCCTCGTCGCCCGCGGCGAGTTCTCCCTCATCATCGCGACGCTCGCCGCCACGAGCGCCGTCCCCGAAGTCCGCGACCTCGTCCCGGCGTTCGCCGCCGGCTACGTCCTCGCCATGAGCCTCCTCGGCACGCTCTGCATCCAGTACGAACCACGCATCGCCCGCGCCGTCGGCCTCGCCGACACCTGA
- a CDS encoding zinc finger domain-containing protein: MTGERSLRAALDALADSIVVRGFGPAGHAATDTDVATDTDADTDTDADTASDGDSHPAGASAVPAHVDATAVFAAVELGDATGDAVAAVDALAPDTLGVVVAAVPDGGLNQEAWAALRDLRAAADAVVLVGGHGDAETALRAGVAVLRDIVEGVGVVNLDLADLRTVLGDHDLAVLASGHADPGDANAAVVGRTLDAAPPGFGFAQAPTVLVHVVGGPGVTVETAGDVVAGVRERVASDAHLIWGATVEDDRDPDALDLTVVVGGVEPLAGPDDPCPRCGTPLVGYSLGERSTTFCESCGYTGVERSLR; this comes from the coding sequence GTGACCGGAGAGCGCTCGCTCCGCGCCGCCCTCGACGCGCTCGCCGACTCCATCGTCGTCCGCGGCTTCGGCCCCGCCGGCCACGCCGCCACCGACACCGACGTTGCCACCGATACCGACGCGGACACGGACACTGACGCGGACACCGCGAGCGACGGCGACTCACACCCTGCGGGGGCGAGCGCGGTTCCCGCACACGTGGACGCGACGGCGGTTTTCGCCGCCGTGGAACTCGGCGACGCGACCGGGGACGCCGTCGCGGCCGTCGACGCGCTCGCGCCCGACACGCTCGGCGTCGTCGTCGCGGCCGTCCCCGACGGCGGCCTGAACCAAGAGGCGTGGGCGGCGCTCCGCGACCTCCGCGCCGCGGCCGACGCCGTCGTCCTCGTCGGCGGCCACGGTGACGCCGAAACCGCGCTCCGAGCGGGCGTCGCGGTCCTCAGAGACATCGTCGAGGGCGTCGGCGTCGTGAACCTCGACCTCGCGGACCTCCGCACCGTCCTCGGCGACCACGACCTCGCCGTCCTCGCGAGCGGGCACGCGGACCCCGGCGACGCGAACGCGGCCGTCGTCGGCCGGACGCTCGACGCCGCCCCGCCCGGGTTCGGGTTCGCGCAGGCCCCGACGGTCCTCGTCCACGTCGTCGGCGGCCCCGGCGTCACCGTCGAAACCGCGGGCGACGTCGTCGCGGGCGTCCGCGAGCGCGTCGCGTCCGACGCCCACCTCATCTGGGGCGCGACCGTCGAGGACGACCGCGACCCGGACGCCCTCGACCTCACCGTCGTCGTCGGCGGCGTCGAACCGCTCGCCGGCCCCGACGACCCCTGCCCGCGCTGTGGCACGCCGCTCGTCGGCTACTCGCTCGGCGAGCGCTCTACGACCTTCTGCGAATCCTGCGGCTACACGGGCGTCGAACGCTCGCTCCGCTGA
- a CDS encoding nucleotidyltransferase family protein — translation MPADRARDELPVVTPSADATPPSTPSTVVGVLLAAGTSSRYGDANKLLAPLDGEPLVRRAARALRDSGVDRVVVVLGHDADRVRDALTGLSVDLIENPDYERGQATSVAAGVRAARDAGADAAVFALGDMPFVAPASVDALLAVYATRKWTALAAAYEGRRGNPVLFDARHFDALADVDGDVGGKSILLDGERSALVETGDPGVRRDIDTREAYQEALADRE, via the coding sequence GTGCCAGCCGACCGCGCGCGCGACGAGCTTCCGGTCGTCACGCCATCCGCGGACGCGACACCGCCGTCAACCCCGTCGACGGTCGTCGGCGTCCTGCTCGCCGCCGGGACGAGCAGCCGGTACGGCGACGCGAACAAACTCCTCGCACCACTGGACGGCGAACCGCTCGTCCGCCGCGCCGCCCGCGCCCTCCGCGACAGCGGTGTCGACCGCGTCGTCGTCGTCCTCGGGCACGACGCCGACCGCGTACGCGACGCCCTCACCGGTCTCTCCGTCGACCTCATCGAGAACCCCGACTACGAACGGGGGCAGGCGACGTCGGTCGCAGCGGGCGTTCGCGCGGCCCGTGACGCCGGCGCGGACGCCGCCGTCTTCGCGCTCGGCGACATGCCGTTCGTCGCGCCCGCGAGCGTCGACGCCCTGCTCGCGGTCTACGCCACCAGGAAGTGGACCGCGCTCGCCGCCGCCTACGAGGGGAGACGAGGGAATCCCGTGCTCTTCGACGCCCGGCACTTCGACGCGCTCGCCGACGTCGACGGCGACGTCGGCGGGAAGTCCATCCTCCTCGACGGCGAGCGGAGCGCGCTCGTCGAGACCGGCGACCCCGGCGTCCGCCGCGACATCGACACCCGAGAGGCGTACCAGGAGGCGCTCGCCGACCGCGAGTGA
- a CDS encoding (2Fe-2S)-binding protein produces MAEHDITLTVNGEDHELTVESRTLLVHALRDELGYTGPNVGCESTLCGACTVHVDGDAAKSCTLLAVQADGKEITTVEGLAEGRDLHPIQESFQEEHGLQCGYCTPGMIMTTKQLLEENPDPSREEIREALEGNLCRCTGYQNIVNAVESAAGKLRGAQAHGD; encoded by the coding sequence ATGGCAGAACACGACATCACGCTCACCGTCAACGGTGAGGACCACGAACTGACCGTCGAATCGCGCACGCTCCTGGTACACGCACTCCGGGACGAACTCGGCTACACCGGCCCGAACGTCGGCTGCGAGAGCACGCTCTGCGGAGCGTGCACCGTCCACGTCGACGGCGACGCCGCCAAATCCTGCACGCTGCTCGCCGTGCAGGCCGACGGGAAGGAAATCACGACCGTCGAAGGGCTCGCGGAGGGCCGTGACCTCCACCCGATACAGGAGTCCTTCCAGGAAGAACACGGCCTCCAGTGTGGCTACTGCACGCCGGGGATGATTATGACGACGAAACAGCTCCTCGAAGAGAACCCCGACCCGAGCCGCGAGGAGATTCGGGAGGCCCTCGAAGGCAACCTCTGTCGCTGCACCGGCTATCAGAACATCGTAAACGCCGTCGAGAGCGCGGCCGGGAAGCTCCGCGGCGCACAAGCACACGGGGACTGA
- a CDS encoding xanthine dehydrogenase family protein molybdopterin-binding subunit produces the protein MSIETIDADEVPIEEVLGSAVKRREDPSLITGRAEYTDDIQRPNMLHMAATRSPYGHAKVGDIDTSEAEAMDGVEAVFTAADFDVPGEIPVGWLLESLRTPPHPILASERVRYQGDAVAVVVADSRAVAADAAQAVDVEYEQLDAVTSPGDALAEGAPTLHDEDDGNVAFEWELGDAEKTSAAFEDADEIVDIDLVNQLLISNPMEPRATVAEYDAGSDDLRVHMTSQNPHLHRLLMSGVIDHPEQKLHVRAPDVGGGFGAKIHHYADEALTALCARELERPVKWVATRTEGFQTDAPGRGHETSARMALDADGHITGFEVDTKANLGAYLSTFAPAVPTYLYGTLLSGQYDIPAIHVEVTGAFTNVPPVDAYRGAGRPEASYLVERIVTQAARQIGEDPAEFRRKNFVDSDDFPYQTEVAVEYDSGDYEKTLDAALDAIDYDAFREEQELAREDGKYLGIGLSAYIEACGLAPSELAGQLGAQAGLWESSLVRVHQSGTVTAYVGTSGHGQGHATTFSQIVADELGIPYDDVEIVEGDTDEVPQGMGTYGSRSAAVGGSALVESARKIVEKSREIVAHQLEADAEDVEFDHGTFHVAGAPEQSVGIQEVAGAAYLAHDLPDDMEPGLEATSFYDPDNFVFPFGLHAAIVSVDPDSGEIEVERYVAVDDVGNQINPKIVEGQIHGGVAQGIGQALYEGAQYDENGTLLTGSLQDYTVPKAEQIPELETESTVTPCPHNPLGVKGVGEAGTIAAPQAVVNAVTDALQPFGVDDIEMPLTEERVWRAVEEAK, from the coding sequence ATGTCAATCGAAACCATCGACGCGGACGAGGTACCGATAGAGGAAGTGCTCGGCTCGGCCGTGAAAAGACGCGAGGACCCCTCGCTCATCACGGGCCGCGCGGAGTACACCGACGACATCCAGCGGCCGAACATGCTGCACATGGCCGCGACGCGAAGCCCGTACGGGCACGCGAAGGTCGGCGACATCGACACGAGCGAGGCGGAAGCGATGGACGGCGTGGAAGCGGTCTTCACGGCCGCGGACTTCGACGTCCCCGGGGAGATTCCGGTGGGCTGGCTCCTCGAGAGCCTCCGCACGCCCCCGCATCCGATTCTGGCGAGCGAACGCGTCCGCTATCAGGGCGACGCCGTCGCGGTCGTCGTCGCGGACTCGCGGGCGGTCGCCGCCGACGCCGCCCAGGCCGTCGACGTGGAGTACGAGCAACTCGACGCCGTGACGAGCCCCGGAGACGCGCTCGCGGAGGGCGCACCGACGCTCCACGACGAAGACGACGGGAACGTCGCGTTCGAGTGGGAGCTCGGCGACGCCGAGAAGACGAGCGCGGCGTTCGAGGACGCCGACGAAATCGTCGACATCGACCTCGTGAACCAGCTCCTCATCTCGAACCCGATGGAGCCGCGGGCGACGGTCGCCGAGTACGACGCGGGGTCGGACGACCTGCGCGTCCACATGACGTCGCAGAACCCCCACCTGCACCGCCTCCTGATGTCCGGGGTCATCGACCACCCCGAGCAGAAACTCCACGTCCGCGCGCCGGACGTCGGCGGCGGGTTCGGCGCGAAAATCCACCACTACGCGGACGAGGCGCTGACCGCGCTCTGCGCGCGCGAACTCGAACGACCCGTGAAGTGGGTGGCGACGCGCACGGAGGGCTTTCAAACTGATGCGCCCGGCCGCGGCCACGAGACGAGCGCGCGGATGGCGCTCGACGCGGACGGACACATCACGGGCTTCGAGGTGGACACGAAGGCGAACCTCGGCGCGTACCTGTCGACGTTCGCGCCCGCCGTCCCCACGTACCTCTACGGGACGCTCCTCTCCGGGCAGTACGACATCCCGGCCATTCACGTCGAGGTGACGGGCGCGTTCACGAACGTCCCGCCCGTCGACGCCTACCGCGGCGCGGGACGCCCGGAAGCGTCCTACCTCGTCGAGCGCATCGTGACGCAGGCGGCGAGGCAGATCGGCGAGGACCCCGCCGAGTTCCGGCGGAAGAACTTCGTCGACAGCGACGACTTCCCCTACCAGACCGAGGTCGCCGTCGAGTACGACTCCGGCGACTACGAGAAGACCCTCGACGCCGCGCTCGACGCCATCGACTACGACGCCTTCCGCGAGGAGCAGGAACTCGCGCGCGAGGACGGCAAATACCTCGGCATCGGGCTCTCCGCCTACATCGAGGCGTGCGGGCTCGCGCCCTCCGAGCTCGCCGGGCAGCTCGGCGCGCAGGCCGGGCTCTGGGAGAGCTCGCTCGTCCGCGTCCACCAGTCCGGCACCGTCACCGCCTACGTCGGCACGTCCGGGCACGGCCAGGGGCACGCGACGACGTTCTCACAGATCGTCGCGGACGAACTCGGTATCCCCTACGACGACGTCGAAATCGTCGAGGGCGACACCGACGAAGTCCCGCAGGGCATGGGGACGTACGGCTCGCGGAGCGCCGCGGTCGGCGGGAGCGCGCTCGTGGAGAGCGCGCGGAAAATCGTCGAGAAGTCCCGTGAAATCGTCGCCCACCAACTCGAGGCGGACGCAGAAGACGTCGAGTTCGACCACGGGACGTTCCACGTCGCGGGCGCGCCCGAGCAGTCCGTCGGCATCCAGGAAGTCGCGGGCGCGGCCTACCTCGCCCACGACCTCCCCGACGACATGGAGCCGGGGCTGGAGGCGACGTCGTTCTACGACCCGGACAACTTCGTCTTCCCGTTCGGCCTCCACGCGGCCATCGTCTCCGTCGACCCCGACTCCGGCGAAATCGAGGTCGAGCGGTACGTCGCCGTCGACGACGTCGGGAACCAGATTAACCCGAAAATCGTCGAAGGCCAGATCCACGGCGGCGTCGCGCAGGGCATCGGGCAGGCGCTCTACGAGGGCGCGCAGTACGACGAGAACGGCACGCTCCTCACGGGGAGCCTGCAGGATTACACGGTCCCGAAGGCCGAACAGATTCCCGAGCTGGAGACGGAGAGCACGGTGACGCCCTGTCCGCACAACCCACTGGGGGTGAAGGGCGTCGGCGAAGCGGGGACGATCGCGGCTCCGCAGGCCGTCGTGAACGCCGTGACGGACGCGCTGCAGCCGTTCGGCGTCGACGACATCGAGATGCCGCTCACGGAAGAGCGCGTGTGGCGGGCGGTCGAGGAGGCGAAGTAG
- a CDS encoding FAD binding domain-containing protein → MFPKQFDYYEASNVAEAFDLMDEHSDENAELLAGGHSLLPTMKSGLASPDALIDIGGIADLRGIEEDGDSTRIGALTHYADIADHDGLHEHAPALADAASQVGDVQVRNRGTIGGNLAHADPASDLPGAALAADATLLLESRDGSREVPADEFFLGMYATDVGPGELVTGVRVPHEDSAGGAYAKKPSPSSGYAMVGVAATVEVEDGTVTSARIGANGAMDHGVRLQPVEDELVGGPATEDAAEAAGEHAADDLDVDFMMDDNQASAEFRAQLLSVYTGRAVAAAIERAT, encoded by the coding sequence ATGTTCCCGAAACAGTTCGACTACTACGAGGCGTCGAACGTCGCGGAGGCGTTCGACCTGATGGACGAGCACAGCGACGAGAACGCGGAACTCCTCGCGGGCGGGCACAGCCTGCTCCCGACGATGAAGTCCGGGCTCGCGAGCCCGGACGCCCTCATCGACATCGGCGGTATCGCCGACCTCCGGGGCATCGAAGAGGACGGTGATTCGACGCGCATCGGCGCGCTCACGCACTACGCGGACATCGCCGACCACGACGGCCTGCACGAGCACGCGCCGGCGCTCGCCGACGCGGCGAGTCAGGTCGGCGACGTCCAGGTGCGGAACCGCGGGACGATCGGCGGGAATCTCGCGCACGCCGACCCCGCCTCGGACCTTCCCGGGGCGGCGCTCGCCGCCGACGCGACGCTCCTCTTGGAGAGCCGGGACGGGAGCCGAGAGGTCCCGGCGGACGAGTTCTTCCTCGGGATGTACGCGACGGACGTCGGGCCGGGCGAACTCGTGACGGGCGTCCGCGTCCCCCACGAGGACTCGGCGGGCGGCGCGTACGCGAAGAAGCCCAGCCCCTCCTCGGGGTACGCGATGGTCGGCGTCGCCGCCACCGTCGAAGTCGAGGACGGCACGGTCACGAGCGCGCGCATCGGCGCGAACGGCGCGATGGACCACGGCGTCCGCCTCCAGCCGGTGGAGGACGAACTCGTCGGCGGCCCCGCGACCGAGGACGCTGCCGAGGCCGCGGGCGAACACGCCGCCGACGACCTCGACGTGGACTTCATGATGGACGACAATCAGGCGTCGGCGGAGTTCCGCGCGCAACTCCTCTCCGTCTACACGGGCCGCGCGGTCGCGGCCGCCATCGAGCGCGCGACCTGA
- a CDS encoding AAA family ATPase, producing MTDAADATRGFDDVSEADIRAVFDGEDYVAEDDIVTTVLLALRLGKPLLVEGEPGAGKTELAKVLAAGFETELVRLQCYEGLAAENTLYEWNYTKQLLAVQSGEAGVADDNSVFTEDYLLERPLLRALRGGRNGRPPVLLIDEVDRADEEFEALLLELLSDFQISIPELGTVSASVPPVVVITSNRTRGLSDALKRRCLYLYVEPPSEEKERAIVERKVPELGREVAEDVCRVTHRLREEPLRKRPGIAETLDWASALSVLDASDGDLTVADARRTLGCLLKDAEDVRRVDDDLLADLVSEP from the coding sequence ATGACGGACGCCGCCGACGCCACGCGCGGGTTCGACGACGTCTCGGAGGCCGACATCCGCGCGGTGTTCGACGGCGAGGACTACGTCGCCGAGGACGACATCGTGACGACCGTGCTGCTCGCGCTCCGGCTCGGGAAACCCCTGCTCGTCGAGGGCGAACCGGGCGCGGGGAAGACGGAGCTCGCGAAAGTCCTCGCCGCCGGCTTCGAGACCGAACTCGTCCGCCTCCAGTGCTACGAGGGGCTCGCCGCCGAGAACACCCTCTACGAGTGGAACTACACGAAGCAACTGCTCGCCGTGCAGTCCGGCGAGGCCGGCGTCGCCGACGACAACTCCGTCTTCACGGAGGACTACCTCTTAGAGCGCCCGCTCTTGCGCGCGCTCCGCGGCGGGCGGAACGGGCGACCGCCCGTCCTCCTCATCGACGAGGTCGACCGGGCGGACGAGGAGTTCGAAGCGCTCCTCCTCGAACTCCTCTCCGACTTCCAGATTTCGATTCCCGAACTCGGCACGGTGTCGGCGAGCGTGCCGCCGGTCGTCGTCATCACGTCGAACCGGACGCGCGGGCTCTCGGACGCGCTGAAGCGGCGGTGTCTCTACCTCTACGTGGAGCCGCCGAGCGAGGAGAAAGAGCGCGCCATCGTGGAGCGGAAGGTCCCGGAGCTCGGCCGCGAGGTCGCCGAGGACGTCTGCCGCGTCACCCACCGCCTGCGCGAGGAGCCGCTGCGGAAACGCCCGGGCATCGCGGAGACGCTCGACTGGGCGTCCGCGCTCTCCGTGCTCGACGCCTCGGACGGAGACCTCACCGTCGCGGACGCCCGGCGGACGCTCGGCTGTCTCCTGAAGGACGCCGAGGACGTCCGCCGCGTCGACGACGACCTCCTCGCCGACCTCGTCTCGGAGCCGTGA
- a CDS encoding VWA domain-containing protein translates to MSVDPDTLRDELLRFVRELSESNVAVPANGALAAARALDAVERFEEAQVRAALRATLVTREADLEPFDRLFSVFWTRVTGEGSPAYADGRLSDDVRPETGVSASIGGTDPNASEVGDDRASGGSAAGAGATVTPGSNDADADATTAQYSPAGSPDEFSADAVAVRDTARVEAAVRAFTRAVADLPGRRWQQSGRGRPDTRAALRRSLSAGGAPLPLPEQSRKETAAKGIVLVDVSQSVLDTVDRGFLLQFVAALRREWRRTRVFFFDTDVREVSTAFDAPSIAAAVRELEAAQTEWGGGTRIGHALAEVRDTYPDAVDWATTAVVVSDGLERGELDELEGAMAWLSRRASRVLWLNPLAVSERYEPTARGMATALPFVDGLYGFAGPDDLERVAAELAQYGPRTELAARGGRA, encoded by the coding sequence GTGAGCGTCGACCCCGATACGCTCCGCGACGAACTCCTCCGGTTCGTCCGCGAGCTGAGCGAGTCGAACGTCGCGGTGCCGGCGAACGGCGCGCTCGCGGCGGCGCGCGCCCTCGACGCCGTCGAGCGCTTCGAGGAGGCGCAGGTCCGCGCGGCGCTGCGGGCGACGCTCGTGACGCGCGAGGCGGACCTCGAACCCTTCGACCGGCTCTTCTCGGTCTTCTGGACGCGGGTCACGGGCGAGGGGTCGCCGGCGTACGCGGACGGCCGCCTCTCCGACGACGTCCGGCCGGAGACGGGCGTGTCGGCGAGCATCGGCGGGACGGACCCGAACGCGTCGGAGGTCGGCGACGACCGCGCGAGCGGCGGGTCGGCGGCCGGCGCGGGCGCGACGGTGACGCCGGGGTCGAACGACGCGGACGCGGACGCCACGACGGCGCAGTACAGTCCCGCGGGCTCCCCGGACGAGTTCTCCGCGGACGCCGTCGCCGTTCGAGACACCGCGCGCGTCGAGGCCGCGGTCCGCGCGTTCACGCGCGCCGTCGCCGACCTCCCCGGGCGGCGCTGGCAGCAGAGCGGTCGGGGGCGGCCGGACACGCGAGCGGCGCTCCGGCGGAGTCTCAGCGCGGGCGGCGCGCCGCTCCCGCTCCCCGAGCAGTCGCGGAAGGAGACCGCGGCGAAGGGCATCGTCCTCGTCGACGTCAGCCAGTCCGTTCTCGACACGGTAGATAGGGGATTCCTCCTGCAGTTCGTCGCGGCGCTCCGCCGGGAGTGGCGGCGGACGCGCGTGTTCTTCTTCGATACGGACGTCCGCGAAGTCTCGACGGCGTTCGACGCGCCGAGCATCGCGGCGGCGGTGCGCGAACTCGAAGCCGCGCAGACGGAGTGGGGCGGCGGGACGCGCATCGGGCACGCGCTCGCCGAGGTCCGGGATACGTATCCGGACGCGGTGGACTGGGCGACGACGGCGGTCGTGGTGAGCGACGGGCTGGAGCGCGGCGAGCTCGACGAGCTCGAGGGCGCGATGGCGTGGCTCTCGCGGCGCGCGAGCCGCGTCCTCTGGCTGAACCCGCTCGCCGTCTCCGAGCGCTACGAGCCGACTGCGCGCGGCATGGCGACCGCGCTCCCCTTCGTCGACGGCCTCTACGGGTTCGCCGGCCCCGACGACCTCGAACGCGTCGCCGCGGAGCTCGCGCAGTACGGGCCGCGCACGGAGCTCGCGGCGCGCGGCGGCCGCGCCTGA